In one window of Camarhynchus parvulus chromosome 18, STF_HiC, whole genome shotgun sequence DNA:
- the ZNF207 gene encoding BUB3-interacting and GLEBS motif-containing protein ZNF207 isoform X5: MGRKKKKQLKPWCWYCNRDFDDEKILIQHQKAKHFKCHICHKKLYTGPGLAIHCMQVHKETIDAVPNAIPGRTDIELEIYGMEGIPEKDMEERRRLLEQKTQESQKKKQQDDSDEYEDDESAASTSFQPQQVQPQQGYIPPMAQPGLPPVPGAPGMPPGIPPLMAGVPPMMPGMPPVMPGMPPGLHQQRKYMQSFCGGNMMMPMGGMMPPGPGIPPLMPGMPPGRSGLSNSYYGMPPPVGPRPGMPPMTQAQPVTAPGILNRPPAPAATAPTPQPPVTKPLFPSAGQAAAAVPGPVGTDFKPLNSTPATTTEPPKPTFPAYTQSTASTTSTTNSTAAKPATSITSKPATLTTTSATSKLIHPDEDISLEERRAQLPKYQRNLPRPGQAALGNPPVGPIGGMMPPQPGIPPQQQGMRPPMPPHGQYGAHHQGMPGYLPGAMPPYGQGPPMVPPYQSGPPRPPMGMRPPVMSQGGRY; the protein is encoded by the exons ATGGGCCGTaagaagaagaagcagctgaagcCTTGGTGCTG GTACTGTAATAGGGATTTTGATGATGAAAAAATCCTTATACAGCATcaaaaagcaaagcactttAAATGCCATATATGTCATAAGAAACTGTATACAGGACCTGGTTTAGCTATACACTGCATGCAG gtaCATAAAGAAACAATAGATGCTGTTCCAAATGCTATTCCCGGAAGAACAGACATTGAACTGGAAATCTATGGAATGGAAGGCATTCCAGAAAAAGACATGGAGGAACGGAGGAGGTTACTTGAACAAAAAACTCAGG AGagccagaaaaagaaacaacaggaTGATTCTGATGAGTATGAAGATGATGAATCTGCAGCTTCAACTTCATTTCAACCCCAGCAAGTTCAGCCACAGCAGGGGTACATTCCCCCAATGGCACAGCCAGGTTTGCCTCCTGTGCCAGGTGCACCAGGGATGCCTCCAG gtaTACCCCCATTAATGGCAGGTGTTCCGCCTATGATGCCTGGAATGCCTCCAGTTATGCCTGGAATGCCACCTGG ATTACATCAACAGAGAAAATACATGCAGTCATTTTGTGGTGGAAACAT gATGATGCCAATGGGTGGAATGATGCCTCCTGGTCCAGGAATCCCACCTCTTATGCCTGGTATGCCACCAGGTAGGTCAGGGTTGTCGAACTCGTACTATG GGATGCCCCCTCCTGTTGGGCCTCGGCCTGGCATGCCTCCAATGACACAAGCACAGCCTGTTACAGCCCCGGGCATTCTGAACcggcctccagctcctgctgcaacAGCACCAACTCCACAGCCTCCAGTTACTAAACCACTCTTCCCAAGTGCAGGGCAG gctgcagcagctgtgccagggccagtTGGTACTGATTTCAAACCTTTGAATTCTACACCTGCGACAACAACGGAACCCCCCAAACCAACATTCCCGGCTTACACACAGTCTACAGCCTCAACCACTAGCACGACAAACAGCACTGCAGCTAAACCAGCTACATCTATCACAAGTAAGCCTGCTACCCTCACAACAACCAGTGCAACCAGTAAGTTGATCCATCCAGATGAGGATATATCACTG GAAGAGAGAAGGGCACAGTTGCCTAAATACCAGCGCAATCTTCCTCGACcaggccaggctgccctgggtAATCCCCCAGTTGGACCAATTGGAGGTATGATGCCaccacagccaggaattcctccaCAACAACAAGGAATGAGACCTCCCATGCCACCTCATG GTCAGTATGGTGCTCATCACCAGGGCATGCCAGGATATCTTCCTGGAGCAATGCCTCCATACGGTCAGGGACCTCCGATGGTGCCCCCGTACCAGAGTGGACCTCCTCGCCCTCCGATGGGAATGAGACCGCCCGTAATGTCGCAAGGTGGCCGCTACTGA
- the ZNF207 gene encoding BUB3-interacting and GLEBS motif-containing protein ZNF207 isoform X2 codes for MGRKKKKQLKPWCWYCNRDFDDEKILIQHQKAKHFKCHICHKKLYTGPGLAIHCMQVHKETIDAVPNAIPGRTDIELEIYGMEGIPEKDMEERRRLLEQKTQESQKKKQQDDSDEYEDDESAASTSFQPQQVQPQQGYIPPMAQPGLPPVPGAPGMPPGIPPLMAGVPPMMPGMPPVMPGMPPGLHQQRKYMQSFCGGNMMMPMGGMMPPGPGIPPLMPGMPPGMPPPVGPRPGMPPMTQAQPVTAPGILNRPPAPAATAPTPQPPVTKPLFPSAGQMGTPVTSSSAASSNSESLSASSNALFPSTAQAAAAVPGPVGTDFKPLNSTPATTTEPPKPTFPAYTQSTASTTSTTNSTAAKPATSITSKPATLTTTSATSKLIHPDEDISLEERRAQLPKYQRNLPRPGQAALGNPPVGPIGGMMPPQPGIPPQQQGMRPPMPPHGQYGAHHQGMPGYLPGAMPPYGQGPPMVPPYQSGPPRPPMGMRPPVMSQGGRY; via the exons ATGGGCCGTaagaagaagaagcagctgaagcCTTGGTGCTG GTACTGTAATAGGGATTTTGATGATGAAAAAATCCTTATACAGCATcaaaaagcaaagcactttAAATGCCATATATGTCATAAGAAACTGTATACAGGACCTGGTTTAGCTATACACTGCATGCAG gtaCATAAAGAAACAATAGATGCTGTTCCAAATGCTATTCCCGGAAGAACAGACATTGAACTGGAAATCTATGGAATGGAAGGCATTCCAGAAAAAGACATGGAGGAACGGAGGAGGTTACTTGAACAAAAAACTCAGG AGagccagaaaaagaaacaacaggaTGATTCTGATGAGTATGAAGATGATGAATCTGCAGCTTCAACTTCATTTCAACCCCAGCAAGTTCAGCCACAGCAGGGGTACATTCCCCCAATGGCACAGCCAGGTTTGCCTCCTGTGCCAGGTGCACCAGGGATGCCTCCAG gtaTACCCCCATTAATGGCAGGTGTTCCGCCTATGATGCCTGGAATGCCTCCAGTTATGCCTGGAATGCCACCTGG ATTACATCAACAGAGAAAATACATGCAGTCATTTTGTGGTGGAAACAT gATGATGCCAATGGGTGGAATGATGCCTCCTGGTCCAGGAATCCCACCTCTTATGCCTGGTATGCCACCAG GGATGCCCCCTCCTGTTGGGCCTCGGCCTGGCATGCCTCCAATGACACAAGCACAGCCTGTTACAGCCCCGGGCATTCTGAACcggcctccagctcctgctgcaacAGCACCAACTCCACAGCCTCCAGTTACTAAACCACTCTTCCCAAGTGCAGGGCAG ATGGGGACACCTGTCACAAGCTCAAGTGCAGCTTCCTCcaattcagaaagtctctcagCATCTTCTAACGCTCTGTTTCCTAGCACAGCACAA gctgcagcagctgtgccagggccagtTGGTACTGATTTCAAACCTTTGAATTCTACACCTGCGACAACAACGGAACCCCCCAAACCAACATTCCCGGCTTACACACAGTCTACAGCCTCAACCACTAGCACGACAAACAGCACTGCAGCTAAACCAGCTACATCTATCACAAGTAAGCCTGCTACCCTCACAACAACCAGTGCAACCAGTAAGTTGATCCATCCAGATGAGGATATATCACTG GAAGAGAGAAGGGCACAGTTGCCTAAATACCAGCGCAATCTTCCTCGACcaggccaggctgccctgggtAATCCCCCAGTTGGACCAATTGGAGGTATGATGCCaccacagccaggaattcctccaCAACAACAAGGAATGAGACCTCCCATGCCACCTCATG GTCAGTATGGTGCTCATCACCAGGGCATGCCAGGATATCTTCCTGGAGCAATGCCTCCATACGGTCAGGGACCTCCGATGGTGCCCCCGTACCAGAGTGGACCTCCTCGCCCTCCGATGGGAATGAGACCGCCCGTAATGTCGCAAGGTGGCCGCTACTGA
- the ZNF207 gene encoding BUB3-interacting and GLEBS motif-containing protein ZNF207 isoform X8 — protein sequence MGRKKKKQLKPWCWYCNRDFDDEKILIQHQKAKHFKCHICHKKLYTGPGLAIHCMQVHKETIDAVPNAIPGRTDIELEIYGMEGIPEKDMEERRRLLEQKTQESQKKKQQDDSDEYEDDESAASTSFQPQQVQPQQGYIPPMAQPGLPPVPGAPGMPPGIPPLMAGVPPMMPGMPPVMPGMPPGMMPMGGMMPPGPGIPPLMPGMPPGMPPPVGPRPGMPPMTQAQPVTAPGILNRPPAPAATAPTPQPPVTKPLFPSAGQAAAAVPGPVGTDFKPLNSTPATTTEPPKPTFPAYTQSTASTTSTTNSTAAKPATSITSKPATLTTTSATSKLIHPDEDISLEERRAQLPKYQRNLPRPGQAALGNPPVGPIGGMMPPQPGIPPQQQGMRPPMPPHGQYGAHHQGMPGYLPGAMPPYGQGPPMVPPYQSGPPRPPMGMRPPVMSQGGRY from the exons ATGGGCCGTaagaagaagaagcagctgaagcCTTGGTGCTG GTACTGTAATAGGGATTTTGATGATGAAAAAATCCTTATACAGCATcaaaaagcaaagcactttAAATGCCATATATGTCATAAGAAACTGTATACAGGACCTGGTTTAGCTATACACTGCATGCAG gtaCATAAAGAAACAATAGATGCTGTTCCAAATGCTATTCCCGGAAGAACAGACATTGAACTGGAAATCTATGGAATGGAAGGCATTCCAGAAAAAGACATGGAGGAACGGAGGAGGTTACTTGAACAAAAAACTCAGG AGagccagaaaaagaaacaacaggaTGATTCTGATGAGTATGAAGATGATGAATCTGCAGCTTCAACTTCATTTCAACCCCAGCAAGTTCAGCCACAGCAGGGGTACATTCCCCCAATGGCACAGCCAGGTTTGCCTCCTGTGCCAGGTGCACCAGGGATGCCTCCAG gtaTACCCCCATTAATGGCAGGTGTTCCGCCTATGATGCCTGGAATGCCTCCAGTTATGCCTGGAATGCCACCTGG gATGATGCCAATGGGTGGAATGATGCCTCCTGGTCCAGGAATCCCACCTCTTATGCCTGGTATGCCACCAG GGATGCCCCCTCCTGTTGGGCCTCGGCCTGGCATGCCTCCAATGACACAAGCACAGCCTGTTACAGCCCCGGGCATTCTGAACcggcctccagctcctgctgcaacAGCACCAACTCCACAGCCTCCAGTTACTAAACCACTCTTCCCAAGTGCAGGGCAG gctgcagcagctgtgccagggccagtTGGTACTGATTTCAAACCTTTGAATTCTACACCTGCGACAACAACGGAACCCCCCAAACCAACATTCCCGGCTTACACACAGTCTACAGCCTCAACCACTAGCACGACAAACAGCACTGCAGCTAAACCAGCTACATCTATCACAAGTAAGCCTGCTACCCTCACAACAACCAGTGCAACCAGTAAGTTGATCCATCCAGATGAGGATATATCACTG GAAGAGAGAAGGGCACAGTTGCCTAAATACCAGCGCAATCTTCCTCGACcaggccaggctgccctgggtAATCCCCCAGTTGGACCAATTGGAGGTATGATGCCaccacagccaggaattcctccaCAACAACAAGGAATGAGACCTCCCATGCCACCTCATG GTCAGTATGGTGCTCATCACCAGGGCATGCCAGGATATCTTCCTGGAGCAATGCCTCCATACGGTCAGGGACCTCCGATGGTGCCCCCGTACCAGAGTGGACCTCCTCGCCCTCCGATGGGAATGAGACCGCCCGTAATGTCGCAAGGTGGCCGCTACTGA
- the ZNF207 gene encoding BUB3-interacting and GLEBS motif-containing protein ZNF207 isoform X3 — translation MGRKKKKQLKPWCWYCNRDFDDEKILIQHQKAKHFKCHICHKKLYTGPGLAIHCMQVHKETIDAVPNAIPGRTDIELEIYGMEGIPEKDMEERRRLLEQKTQESQKKKQQDDSDEYEDDESAASTSFQPQQVQPQQGYIPPMAQPGLPPVPGAPGMPPGIPPLMAGVPPMMPGMPPVMPGMPPGMMPMGGMMPPGPGIPPLMPGMPPGRSGLSNSYYGMPPPVGPRPGMPPMTQAQPVTAPGILNRPPAPAATAPTPQPPVTKPLFPSAGQMGTPVTSSSAASSNSESLSASSNALFPSTAQAAAAVPGPVGTDFKPLNSTPATTTEPPKPTFPAYTQSTASTTSTTNSTAAKPATSITSKPATLTTTSATSKLIHPDEDISLEERRAQLPKYQRNLPRPGQAALGNPPVGPIGGMMPPQPGIPPQQQGMRPPMPPHGQYGAHHQGMPGYLPGAMPPYGQGPPMVPPYQSGPPRPPMGMRPPVMSQGGRY, via the exons ATGGGCCGTaagaagaagaagcagctgaagcCTTGGTGCTG GTACTGTAATAGGGATTTTGATGATGAAAAAATCCTTATACAGCATcaaaaagcaaagcactttAAATGCCATATATGTCATAAGAAACTGTATACAGGACCTGGTTTAGCTATACACTGCATGCAG gtaCATAAAGAAACAATAGATGCTGTTCCAAATGCTATTCCCGGAAGAACAGACATTGAACTGGAAATCTATGGAATGGAAGGCATTCCAGAAAAAGACATGGAGGAACGGAGGAGGTTACTTGAACAAAAAACTCAGG AGagccagaaaaagaaacaacaggaTGATTCTGATGAGTATGAAGATGATGAATCTGCAGCTTCAACTTCATTTCAACCCCAGCAAGTTCAGCCACAGCAGGGGTACATTCCCCCAATGGCACAGCCAGGTTTGCCTCCTGTGCCAGGTGCACCAGGGATGCCTCCAG gtaTACCCCCATTAATGGCAGGTGTTCCGCCTATGATGCCTGGAATGCCTCCAGTTATGCCTGGAATGCCACCTGG gATGATGCCAATGGGTGGAATGATGCCTCCTGGTCCAGGAATCCCACCTCTTATGCCTGGTATGCCACCAGGTAGGTCAGGGTTGTCGAACTCGTACTATG GGATGCCCCCTCCTGTTGGGCCTCGGCCTGGCATGCCTCCAATGACACAAGCACAGCCTGTTACAGCCCCGGGCATTCTGAACcggcctccagctcctgctgcaacAGCACCAACTCCACAGCCTCCAGTTACTAAACCACTCTTCCCAAGTGCAGGGCAG ATGGGGACACCTGTCACAAGCTCAAGTGCAGCTTCCTCcaattcagaaagtctctcagCATCTTCTAACGCTCTGTTTCCTAGCACAGCACAA gctgcagcagctgtgccagggccagtTGGTACTGATTTCAAACCTTTGAATTCTACACCTGCGACAACAACGGAACCCCCCAAACCAACATTCCCGGCTTACACACAGTCTACAGCCTCAACCACTAGCACGACAAACAGCACTGCAGCTAAACCAGCTACATCTATCACAAGTAAGCCTGCTACCCTCACAACAACCAGTGCAACCAGTAAGTTGATCCATCCAGATGAGGATATATCACTG GAAGAGAGAAGGGCACAGTTGCCTAAATACCAGCGCAATCTTCCTCGACcaggccaggctgccctgggtAATCCCCCAGTTGGACCAATTGGAGGTATGATGCCaccacagccaggaattcctccaCAACAACAAGGAATGAGACCTCCCATGCCACCTCATG GTCAGTATGGTGCTCATCACCAGGGCATGCCAGGATATCTTCCTGGAGCAATGCCTCCATACGGTCAGGGACCTCCGATGGTGCCCCCGTACCAGAGTGGACCTCCTCGCCCTCCGATGGGAATGAGACCGCCCGTAATGTCGCAAGGTGGCCGCTACTGA
- the ZNF207 gene encoding BUB3-interacting and GLEBS motif-containing protein ZNF207 isoform X7, translated as MGRKKKKQLKPWCWYCNRDFDDEKILIQHQKAKHFKCHICHKKLYTGPGLAIHCMQVHKETIDAVPNAIPGRTDIELEIYGMEGIPEKDMEERRRLLEQKTQESQKKKQQDDSDEYEDDESAASTSFQPQQVQPQQGYIPPMAQPGLPPVPGAPGMPPGIPPLMAGVPPMMPGMPPVMPGMPPGMMPMGGMMPPGPGIPPLMPGMPPGRSGLSNSYYGMPPPVGPRPGMPPMTQAQPVTAPGILNRPPAPAATAPTPQPPVTKPLFPSAGQAAAAVPGPVGTDFKPLNSTPATTTEPPKPTFPAYTQSTASTTSTTNSTAAKPATSITSKPATLTTTSATSKLIHPDEDISLEERRAQLPKYQRNLPRPGQAALGNPPVGPIGGMMPPQPGIPPQQQGMRPPMPPHGQYGAHHQGMPGYLPGAMPPYGQGPPMVPPYQSGPPRPPMGMRPPVMSQGGRY; from the exons ATGGGCCGTaagaagaagaagcagctgaagcCTTGGTGCTG GTACTGTAATAGGGATTTTGATGATGAAAAAATCCTTATACAGCATcaaaaagcaaagcactttAAATGCCATATATGTCATAAGAAACTGTATACAGGACCTGGTTTAGCTATACACTGCATGCAG gtaCATAAAGAAACAATAGATGCTGTTCCAAATGCTATTCCCGGAAGAACAGACATTGAACTGGAAATCTATGGAATGGAAGGCATTCCAGAAAAAGACATGGAGGAACGGAGGAGGTTACTTGAACAAAAAACTCAGG AGagccagaaaaagaaacaacaggaTGATTCTGATGAGTATGAAGATGATGAATCTGCAGCTTCAACTTCATTTCAACCCCAGCAAGTTCAGCCACAGCAGGGGTACATTCCCCCAATGGCACAGCCAGGTTTGCCTCCTGTGCCAGGTGCACCAGGGATGCCTCCAG gtaTACCCCCATTAATGGCAGGTGTTCCGCCTATGATGCCTGGAATGCCTCCAGTTATGCCTGGAATGCCACCTGG gATGATGCCAATGGGTGGAATGATGCCTCCTGGTCCAGGAATCCCACCTCTTATGCCTGGTATGCCACCAGGTAGGTCAGGGTTGTCGAACTCGTACTATG GGATGCCCCCTCCTGTTGGGCCTCGGCCTGGCATGCCTCCAATGACACAAGCACAGCCTGTTACAGCCCCGGGCATTCTGAACcggcctccagctcctgctgcaacAGCACCAACTCCACAGCCTCCAGTTACTAAACCACTCTTCCCAAGTGCAGGGCAG gctgcagcagctgtgccagggccagtTGGTACTGATTTCAAACCTTTGAATTCTACACCTGCGACAACAACGGAACCCCCCAAACCAACATTCCCGGCTTACACACAGTCTACAGCCTCAACCACTAGCACGACAAACAGCACTGCAGCTAAACCAGCTACATCTATCACAAGTAAGCCTGCTACCCTCACAACAACCAGTGCAACCAGTAAGTTGATCCATCCAGATGAGGATATATCACTG GAAGAGAGAAGGGCACAGTTGCCTAAATACCAGCGCAATCTTCCTCGACcaggccaggctgccctgggtAATCCCCCAGTTGGACCAATTGGAGGTATGATGCCaccacagccaggaattcctccaCAACAACAAGGAATGAGACCTCCCATGCCACCTCATG GTCAGTATGGTGCTCATCACCAGGGCATGCCAGGATATCTTCCTGGAGCAATGCCTCCATACGGTCAGGGACCTCCGATGGTGCCCCCGTACCAGAGTGGACCTCCTCGCCCTCCGATGGGAATGAGACCGCCCGTAATGTCGCAAGGTGGCCGCTACTGA
- the ZNF207 gene encoding BUB3-interacting and GLEBS motif-containing protein ZNF207 isoform X4: MGRKKKKQLKPWCWYCNRDFDDEKILIQHQKAKHFKCHICHKKLYTGPGLAIHCMQVHKETIDAVPNAIPGRTDIELEIYGMEGIPEKDMEERRRLLEQKTQESQKKKQQDDSDEYEDDESAASTSFQPQQVQPQQGYIPPMAQPGLPPVPGAPGMPPGIPPLMAGVPPMMPGMPPVMPGMPPGMMPMGGMMPPGPGIPPLMPGMPPGMPPPVGPRPGMPPMTQAQPVTAPGILNRPPAPAATAPTPQPPVTKPLFPSAGQMGTPVTSSSAASSNSESLSASSNALFPSTAQAAAAVPGPVGTDFKPLNSTPATTTEPPKPTFPAYTQSTASTTSTTNSTAAKPATSITSKPATLTTTSATSKLIHPDEDISLEERRAQLPKYQRNLPRPGQAALGNPPVGPIGGMMPPQPGIPPQQQGMRPPMPPHGQYGAHHQGMPGYLPGAMPPYGQGPPMVPPYQSGPPRPPMGMRPPVMSQGGRY; this comes from the exons ATGGGCCGTaagaagaagaagcagctgaagcCTTGGTGCTG GTACTGTAATAGGGATTTTGATGATGAAAAAATCCTTATACAGCATcaaaaagcaaagcactttAAATGCCATATATGTCATAAGAAACTGTATACAGGACCTGGTTTAGCTATACACTGCATGCAG gtaCATAAAGAAACAATAGATGCTGTTCCAAATGCTATTCCCGGAAGAACAGACATTGAACTGGAAATCTATGGAATGGAAGGCATTCCAGAAAAAGACATGGAGGAACGGAGGAGGTTACTTGAACAAAAAACTCAGG AGagccagaaaaagaaacaacaggaTGATTCTGATGAGTATGAAGATGATGAATCTGCAGCTTCAACTTCATTTCAACCCCAGCAAGTTCAGCCACAGCAGGGGTACATTCCCCCAATGGCACAGCCAGGTTTGCCTCCTGTGCCAGGTGCACCAGGGATGCCTCCAG gtaTACCCCCATTAATGGCAGGTGTTCCGCCTATGATGCCTGGAATGCCTCCAGTTATGCCTGGAATGCCACCTGG gATGATGCCAATGGGTGGAATGATGCCTCCTGGTCCAGGAATCCCACCTCTTATGCCTGGTATGCCACCAG GGATGCCCCCTCCTGTTGGGCCTCGGCCTGGCATGCCTCCAATGACACAAGCACAGCCTGTTACAGCCCCGGGCATTCTGAACcggcctccagctcctgctgcaacAGCACCAACTCCACAGCCTCCAGTTACTAAACCACTCTTCCCAAGTGCAGGGCAG ATGGGGACACCTGTCACAAGCTCAAGTGCAGCTTCCTCcaattcagaaagtctctcagCATCTTCTAACGCTCTGTTTCCTAGCACAGCACAA gctgcagcagctgtgccagggccagtTGGTACTGATTTCAAACCTTTGAATTCTACACCTGCGACAACAACGGAACCCCCCAAACCAACATTCCCGGCTTACACACAGTCTACAGCCTCAACCACTAGCACGACAAACAGCACTGCAGCTAAACCAGCTACATCTATCACAAGTAAGCCTGCTACCCTCACAACAACCAGTGCAACCAGTAAGTTGATCCATCCAGATGAGGATATATCACTG GAAGAGAGAAGGGCACAGTTGCCTAAATACCAGCGCAATCTTCCTCGACcaggccaggctgccctgggtAATCCCCCAGTTGGACCAATTGGAGGTATGATGCCaccacagccaggaattcctccaCAACAACAAGGAATGAGACCTCCCATGCCACCTCATG GTCAGTATGGTGCTCATCACCAGGGCATGCCAGGATATCTTCCTGGAGCAATGCCTCCATACGGTCAGGGACCTCCGATGGTGCCCCCGTACCAGAGTGGACCTCCTCGCCCTCCGATGGGAATGAGACCGCCCGTAATGTCGCAAGGTGGCCGCTACTGA
- the ZNF207 gene encoding BUB3-interacting and GLEBS motif-containing protein ZNF207 isoform X1, with product MGRKKKKQLKPWCWYCNRDFDDEKILIQHQKAKHFKCHICHKKLYTGPGLAIHCMQVHKETIDAVPNAIPGRTDIELEIYGMEGIPEKDMEERRRLLEQKTQESQKKKQQDDSDEYEDDESAASTSFQPQQVQPQQGYIPPMAQPGLPPVPGAPGMPPGIPPLMAGVPPMMPGMPPVMPGMPPGLHQQRKYMQSFCGGNMMMPMGGMMPPGPGIPPLMPGMPPGRSGLSNSYYGMPPPVGPRPGMPPMTQAQPVTAPGILNRPPAPAATAPTPQPPVTKPLFPSAGQMGTPVTSSSAASSNSESLSASSNALFPSTAQAAAAVPGPVGTDFKPLNSTPATTTEPPKPTFPAYTQSTASTTSTTNSTAAKPATSITSKPATLTTTSATSKLIHPDEDISLEERRAQLPKYQRNLPRPGQAALGNPPVGPIGGMMPPQPGIPPQQQGMRPPMPPHGQYGAHHQGMPGYLPGAMPPYGQGPPMVPPYQSGPPRPPMGMRPPVMSQGGRY from the exons ATGGGCCGTaagaagaagaagcagctgaagcCTTGGTGCTG GTACTGTAATAGGGATTTTGATGATGAAAAAATCCTTATACAGCATcaaaaagcaaagcactttAAATGCCATATATGTCATAAGAAACTGTATACAGGACCTGGTTTAGCTATACACTGCATGCAG gtaCATAAAGAAACAATAGATGCTGTTCCAAATGCTATTCCCGGAAGAACAGACATTGAACTGGAAATCTATGGAATGGAAGGCATTCCAGAAAAAGACATGGAGGAACGGAGGAGGTTACTTGAACAAAAAACTCAGG AGagccagaaaaagaaacaacaggaTGATTCTGATGAGTATGAAGATGATGAATCTGCAGCTTCAACTTCATTTCAACCCCAGCAAGTTCAGCCACAGCAGGGGTACATTCCCCCAATGGCACAGCCAGGTTTGCCTCCTGTGCCAGGTGCACCAGGGATGCCTCCAG gtaTACCCCCATTAATGGCAGGTGTTCCGCCTATGATGCCTGGAATGCCTCCAGTTATGCCTGGAATGCCACCTGG ATTACATCAACAGAGAAAATACATGCAGTCATTTTGTGGTGGAAACAT gATGATGCCAATGGGTGGAATGATGCCTCCTGGTCCAGGAATCCCACCTCTTATGCCTGGTATGCCACCAGGTAGGTCAGGGTTGTCGAACTCGTACTATG GGATGCCCCCTCCTGTTGGGCCTCGGCCTGGCATGCCTCCAATGACACAAGCACAGCCTGTTACAGCCCCGGGCATTCTGAACcggcctccagctcctgctgcaacAGCACCAACTCCACAGCCTCCAGTTACTAAACCACTCTTCCCAAGTGCAGGGCAG ATGGGGACACCTGTCACAAGCTCAAGTGCAGCTTCCTCcaattcagaaagtctctcagCATCTTCTAACGCTCTGTTTCCTAGCACAGCACAA gctgcagcagctgtgccagggccagtTGGTACTGATTTCAAACCTTTGAATTCTACACCTGCGACAACAACGGAACCCCCCAAACCAACATTCCCGGCTTACACACAGTCTACAGCCTCAACCACTAGCACGACAAACAGCACTGCAGCTAAACCAGCTACATCTATCACAAGTAAGCCTGCTACCCTCACAACAACCAGTGCAACCAGTAAGTTGATCCATCCAGATGAGGATATATCACTG GAAGAGAGAAGGGCACAGTTGCCTAAATACCAGCGCAATCTTCCTCGACcaggccaggctgccctgggtAATCCCCCAGTTGGACCAATTGGAGGTATGATGCCaccacagccaggaattcctccaCAACAACAAGGAATGAGACCTCCCATGCCACCTCATG GTCAGTATGGTGCTCATCACCAGGGCATGCCAGGATATCTTCCTGGAGCAATGCCTCCATACGGTCAGGGACCTCCGATGGTGCCCCCGTACCAGAGTGGACCTCCTCGCCCTCCGATGGGAATGAGACCGCCCGTAATGTCGCAAGGTGGCCGCTACTGA